In the Herpetosiphon gulosus genome, one interval contains:
- a CDS encoding ATP-binding cassette domain-containing protein — translation MAAIELAHVSKRYGKLWALRDLNLTIEAGMIGLLGPNGAGKTSLIRLLCGIFQPSEGQIRVFGLDPCKQGQKLELRRQLGYIPQHPQFDQWLSAYKTLEYLAHVRGITPKSLRQQAVEQAFEQVGLTEHANKKIRELSGGMRRRLAIAQALIHNPRLLIIDEPTVGLDPSERMRFRQLLQQLGRDRIVLIATHIVEDVMQTCQQVLILQQQVRYYGPITHLLNMVATSQQIWELETEQPLHEPQFTVAASRYQAGRYWYRVIGPKLTNYPLQPARDYTLNEAYLWLMGQTALV, via the coding sequence ATGGCGGCAATTGAACTGGCCCATGTCAGCAAACGCTATGGCAAACTTTGGGCGTTACGCGATCTCAATCTGACTATCGAAGCGGGCATGATTGGACTGCTGGGGCCAAATGGTGCAGGCAAAACCAGCTTAATTCGGCTGCTGTGTGGTATTTTCCAGCCATCCGAGGGCCAAATTCGGGTATTTGGATTAGACCCATGCAAGCAAGGCCAAAAACTTGAACTACGCCGCCAACTTGGCTATATTCCCCAACATCCACAATTTGATCAATGGCTCAGCGCCTACAAAACCTTAGAATACCTAGCTCATGTGCGAGGGATAACCCCCAAATCATTGCGCCAACAGGCAGTCGAGCAAGCCTTCGAGCAGGTTGGTTTAACCGAACATGCGAATAAAAAGATCCGCGAGCTTTCAGGTGGTATGCGACGGCGGCTGGCGATTGCCCAAGCGCTGATACATAATCCACGGCTGTTGATTATCGATGAGCCGACCGTCGGGCTTGATCCAAGTGAACGCATGCGCTTTCGCCAACTCTTGCAGCAACTTGGTCGTGATCGGATTGTGCTGATTGCAACCCATATTGTTGAAGATGTGATGCAAACCTGCCAACAGGTGTTGATTTTACAACAGCAAGTTCGCTATTATGGCCCAATTACGCACCTACTCAATATGGTTGCAACCAGCCAGCAAATTTGGGAATTAGAAACGGAGCAGCCATTGCATGAGCCACAATTTACCGTTGCTGCAAGTCGCTATCAGGCTGGACGCTATTGGTATCGGGTGATTGGCCCAAAGCTAACCAATTATCCGCTGCAACCAGCCCGCGACTATACATTAAATGAGGCCTATTTATGGCTCATGGGCCAAACCGCACTAGTATGA
- a CDS encoding DinB family protein translates to MTSKAAEYYAKETERVWKIVAEQTEANLYQPIRDDGWNAWQIVAHIALTSRQILRLVQKQHQQAQTGDTSPIFAPDFDVDRMNIEQVAAWEGKSFGEIRQHWDKTGVQLAEYIATLQPADLALPVEFVKKQQMTLEQLLNLISLHIRLHRNEIETGLRSLE, encoded by the coding sequence ATGACGAGTAAGGCCGCTGAATATTACGCCAAAGAAACTGAACGGGTTTGGAAGATTGTTGCTGAGCAAACCGAAGCTAATTTGTATCAGCCAATTCGTGATGATGGCTGGAACGCTTGGCAAATTGTGGCCCATATTGCCCTAACCTCGCGCCAAATTTTACGCTTGGTACAAAAACAACATCAGCAAGCCCAAACTGGCGATACCAGCCCAATTTTCGCCCCCGATTTTGATGTTGATCGCATGAATATTGAGCAAGTTGCTGCTTGGGAAGGCAAGAGCTTTGGCGAAATTCGCCAGCATTGGGATAAAACTGGGGTGCAATTGGCTGAATACATTGCCACCTTGCAACCAGCCGATTTAGCATTACCCGTCGAATTTGTTAAAAAGCAACAGATGACCCTTGAGCAACTATTAAATCTGATTTCATTGCATATTCGGCTGCATCGCAATGAAATCGAAACGGGCCTACGCTCGTTAGAATGA
- the pfkA gene encoding 6-phosphofructokinase — MHRIAVLTSGGDSPGMNPAIRAVTRTALHAGCEVFGVYRGYAGLIQNDMRRLEYKDVGGIIQRGGTMLLTARSPEFMTPAGREKAMENLRWHGIEGLVVIGGDGSLRGAAALTAEHGLPTICLPGTIDNDMYGTDMSIGADTALNTVLEAIDKIKDTASSHQRAFIIETMGRHSGYLALMGGLAGGAEAILIPEIPDTTIEDVVEVIKRSFRKGKTNCVIVAAEGAHLNAQTIQDQINQIDAEESGFSFSFRTRATILGHIQRGGSPSAFDRTLATRLGSGAVEFLLSGKNGGLVGMQSRKLTVTPYDEVLANPKVLDAKLYELSKILDRY, encoded by the coding sequence ATGCATCGCATTGCCGTTTTAACCAGTGGTGGCGACTCCCCAGGGATGAATCCCGCAATTCGTGCAGTCACGCGGACTGCGCTCCATGCAGGTTGTGAAGTGTTTGGTGTGTATCGAGGCTATGCTGGCCTGATTCAAAATGATATGCGTCGGCTTGAATATAAAGATGTTGGCGGCATTATCCAACGTGGTGGCACCATGCTACTCACCGCTCGCTCGCCCGAATTTATGACTCCCGCTGGCCGTGAAAAAGCTATGGAAAATTTGCGCTGGCATGGCATCGAAGGCTTGGTGGTGATTGGTGGTGATGGTTCGTTACGTGGGGCCGCTGCCCTGACCGCCGAACATGGCTTACCAACAATCTGCTTACCAGGCACAATCGATAACGATATGTATGGCACTGATATGAGCATTGGTGCTGATACGGCACTCAACACGGTGTTGGAAGCAATCGATAAAATTAAAGATACTGCTTCATCGCACCAACGCGCTTTTATCATCGAAACCATGGGTCGCCATTCCGGTTATTTGGCCTTGATGGGCGGCTTGGCGGGCGGTGCTGAGGCAATTCTGATTCCCGAAATTCCCGATACCACGATTGAAGATGTGGTTGAAGTGATCAAGCGTTCGTTTCGCAAGGGTAAAACCAACTGCGTGATTGTGGCTGCCGAAGGGGCGCACTTGAACGCTCAAACCATCCAAGACCAAATTAACCAAATCGATGCTGAGGAAAGTGGCTTTAGCTTTAGCTTTCGCACACGGGCCACAATTTTGGGCCATATTCAGCGCGGCGGTTCGCCCTCGGCTTTTGATCGCACGTTGGCGACGCGGCTTGGTTCGGGCGCGGTCGAGTTTTTGCTATCAGGCAAGAATGGTGGGTTGGTTGGCATGCAATCCCGTAAATTAACCGTCACGCCCTATGATGAAGTGCTGGCGAATCCCAAAGTGCTTGATGCCAAACTCTACGAACTTTCCAAAATTCTTGATCGCTACTAA
- the pheT gene encoding phenylalanine--tRNA ligase subunit beta has product MRVPLSWLREFVDITISPEELAERLTRAGLEVASIDYVGLQAPTGSAWAPDLSSTTPPDYIPWDRETIFVGQIVDVQPHPNAERLKLPRIAYGEGRELTVVTGAPNIEFGMSGQKVVLATKGARLLDGHSETRQWLTLKPTKLRGVPSEGMVCSEMELALSDEHDGIIFLPDDAPVGIPLADYWGDAVLEIETTPNYAHTLSILGVAREVAALTGAELRMPSFDLPTNGPAIADKIQVEIVDSNICPRFVAGLIEGVKIAPSPWWMQRRLRLAGQRPINNIADITNYVMLELGEPSHAFDADQVAQGRLIIRPAVVGEKLETLDHVVRELRPIDTVVADPNGPSSLAGVMGGAASEISDSTVNVLYEAALWNPISIRRTAQHFKLFSEASKRFEKGVDPTLPPRTAIRGLNLIQQIAGGTIANGLVDVCPVPFNRREIELALSEVKRLLGIDLEQAEVANLLSRLGFECAVVESSRGPALHVLVPAHRTDVEIEADLLEDVARMYGYDRIPEALMADTLPIQRPNPVFEATERLRDMLVAAGLDEAISYSLSNDTLQNSVYVSEQGATAKQFVRLENPLTPERSVMRRSILPELLSIVVGDLRERERVALFEIGAVFHPAAGQLLPDEPRNLAIILAGTRQPSTWSQPSPESFDFFDLKGVIEEVLRRHGLRDRASFQVASDERLHPGRSAKIVVDEVVIGIFGELHPLVRDRFGFSVPRVCIAELSVDQLLKVSQPTKYTSISRFPATVQDLALVANDELAADLIAKTIKQYGGEFLEDVRLFDVYTGSPIPAGQRSLAFRLRFRAPDRTLADKDLLKTREKLLKQLERELGVQIRS; this is encoded by the coding sequence ATGCGAGTACCGCTTTCGTGGTTACGCGAATTTGTTGATATAACGATTAGCCCAGAAGAATTGGCCGAGCGTCTCACGCGGGCGGGCTTGGAAGTTGCCAGCATTGATTATGTCGGGCTGCAAGCTCCCACAGGCTCGGCTTGGGCACCCGATTTGAGCAGCACCACGCCCCCAGATTATATTCCATGGGATCGCGAGACGATTTTCGTGGGCCAGATTGTCGATGTGCAGCCGCACCCCAACGCTGAACGCCTAAAATTGCCGCGCATTGCCTACGGCGAAGGCCGCGAATTAACTGTGGTAACCGGCGCACCCAATATTGAATTTGGCATGAGCGGCCAAAAAGTGGTGCTGGCCACCAAAGGCGCTCGCCTGCTCGATGGCCATAGCGAAACCCGCCAATGGTTGACACTCAAGCCCACCAAATTGCGCGGCGTGCCATCAGAAGGTATGGTCTGCTCAGAGATGGAACTGGCGCTCTCCGATGAGCACGATGGCATTATCTTCTTGCCCGATGATGCGCCCGTTGGTATACCCTTGGCCGATTATTGGGGCGATGCCGTTTTAGAAATTGAAACCACCCCCAACTACGCCCATACCCTGAGTATCTTGGGGGTAGCGCGTGAAGTAGCAGCTTTGACTGGGGCTGAATTGCGCATGCCCAGCTTCGATTTGCCAACCAATGGCCCAGCCATCGCCGATAAAATTCAGGTTGAAATTGTCGATTCGAACATTTGCCCCCGCTTTGTGGCTGGCTTGATCGAAGGGGTGAAAATTGCACCCTCGCCATGGTGGATGCAACGGCGCTTACGTTTGGCAGGCCAGCGCCCAATCAATAACATCGCTGACATTACTAATTATGTGATGTTGGAACTAGGCGAGCCCAGCCATGCTTTCGATGCTGATCAGGTTGCTCAAGGACGCTTGATTATTCGGCCAGCAGTGGTGGGCGAAAAGCTCGAAACGCTTGATCACGTTGTACGTGAGTTGCGCCCGATCGATACGGTTGTGGCTGATCCCAATGGCCCATCAAGTTTGGCTGGGGTCATGGGTGGTGCAGCCTCGGAAATTAGCGATAGCACAGTCAATGTGTTATACGAAGCAGCCTTGTGGAATCCGATTTCAATTCGCCGTACTGCCCAACATTTCAAGCTTTTCTCCGAAGCCTCCAAACGCTTCGAAAAAGGAGTTGATCCAACCCTGCCACCACGCACAGCGATTCGCGGTTTGAACTTAATTCAACAAATAGCTGGCGGCACAATTGCCAATGGCTTGGTTGATGTTTGCCCTGTACCCTTCAATCGCCGCGAAATTGAGCTAGCCTTAAGTGAAGTAAAACGCCTTTTGGGCATCGATCTTGAGCAAGCCGAAGTTGCCAATTTACTAAGTCGTTTGGGTTTCGAATGTGCGGTAGTTGAATCAAGCCGTGGCCCAGCCTTGCATGTGCTGGTGCCGGCTCATCGCACCGACGTTGAAATCGAAGCCGATTTGCTCGAAGATGTGGCCCGCATGTATGGCTACGATCGCATCCCTGAAGCCTTGATGGCTGATACTCTGCCAATTCAGCGCCCTAACCCTGTATTCGAGGCCACCGAACGCTTGCGCGATATGTTGGTAGCCGCAGGTTTGGATGAGGCAATTAGCTACTCGCTCAGCAACGATACCCTGCAAAATTCGGTGTATGTGAGTGAACAAGGTGCCACCGCTAAGCAATTTGTGCGTTTGGAAAACCCACTAACTCCCGAGCGTTCAGTGATGCGCCGCTCGATTTTGCCCGAACTGTTGAGCATTGTGGTTGGCGATTTGCGCGAACGCGAACGAGTAGCCTTGTTTGAAATTGGCGCGGTTTTTCACCCAGCGGCGGGTCAATTGCTGCCCGACGAGCCACGCAACTTAGCAATTATTTTGGCTGGAACGCGCCAACCAAGCACTTGGAGCCAACCAAGCCCTGAAAGCTTCGATTTCTTCGACCTCAAAGGGGTGATTGAGGAAGTGCTACGCCGTCATGGCTTGCGCGATCGGGCCAGTTTCCAAGTTGCCAGTGACGAACGCTTGCACCCAGGTCGCAGCGCCAAAATTGTGGTCGATGAGGTTGTGATTGGGATCTTTGGTGAGTTACATCCATTAGTACGTGATCGTTTTGGCTTCAGCGTGCCACGGGTTTGTATCGCTGAATTGAGCGTTGATCAATTGCTCAAGGTTAGCCAACCAACCAAATACACCAGCATCTCGCGCTTCCCCGCCACGGTGCAGGATTTGGCTTTGGTTGCCAACGATGAACTAGCTGCCGATCTGATTGCCAAAACTATCAAGCAGTATGGTGGCGAATTCTTAGAAGATGTGCGCTTGTTCGATGTCTATACTGGCTCGCCGATTCCGGCTGGTCAGCGCAGCCTCGCCTTTCGCCTACGCTTCCGTGCCCCCGACCGCACCTTGGCCGACAAAGATTTGCTCAAAACTCGCGAGAAGTTGCTCAAGCAACTCGAACGCGAATTGGGCGTGCAAATTCGCAGCTAA
- a CDS encoding dihydroorotase → MSRIVIKNGCIIDPARKTATVGDLVLENNRVREVIELAMAPDSYGDDVEFIDASGCFVTPGFIDIHTHLREPGFEGKETIATGMDAAVRGGYTTICPMPNTNPSLDSAPLIRQQFDIAARHGPIHVLPIGAVTLGREGKVLAPLVELAEAGAHGFSDDGSPVWDAHIMRQALLYSKMTGRPVMNHCEDLSIVRGAPMNEGAVATRLGLSGWPAAGEEVMIARDIALAEETGGRLHICHVSTAGGVELIRAAKARGVRVTGEVTPHHLTMTDRWVLGSMEPWDGKGPYDPSQLAPYDTRTRVSPPLRTSEDVAALIAGLRDGTIDAVATDHAPHTHVDKECEYGFAAPGFTGLELALPMVLTLVQTMQIDIVELISRMTIGPAAIIDVLPISLGPNDPATLTIFDPAAIWKVTPEALASKGKNSPLMGQEMRGQVMLTMMEGQIVYRREQFGESSRREHGGAVGKLSGVFDEEE, encoded by the coding sequence ATGTCACGGATTGTGATCAAAAACGGCTGTATCATCGATCCAGCCCGCAAAACTGCGACCGTCGGGGATTTGGTGCTGGAAAATAATCGGGTACGCGAGGTCATCGAGTTGGCCATGGCTCCCGATTCTTATGGCGATGATGTTGAGTTTATCGATGCTTCGGGCTGTTTTGTGACCCCTGGCTTCATTGATATTCACACCCACTTGCGCGAACCAGGCTTTGAAGGCAAGGAAACAATTGCCACAGGCATGGATGCGGCAGTGCGCGGTGGCTATACCACGATTTGCCCAATGCCCAACACCAATCCTTCGCTCGATTCGGCTCCGCTGATTCGCCAACAATTTGATATTGCTGCCCGCCATGGGCCAATTCATGTGCTGCCAATTGGCGCAGTCACGCTTGGGCGTGAGGGCAAGGTGCTGGCTCCCTTGGTCGAATTGGCCGAGGCTGGCGCACATGGCTTTAGCGATGATGGCTCGCCCGTTTGGGATGCCCACATCATGCGTCAAGCCTTGCTGTATAGCAAAATGACTGGTCGCCCGGTGATGAACCACTGTGAAGATTTGAGCATTGTGCGCGGCGCTCCGATGAACGAAGGGGCTGTTGCCACTCGTTTGGGTTTGAGTGGTTGGCCTGCTGCTGGCGAAGAGGTGATGATCGCCCGTGATATTGCTTTGGCCGAGGAAACTGGCGGGCGCTTGCATATCTGTCATGTCAGCACTGCTGGCGGCGTAGAATTGATTCGGGCCGCCAAGGCTCGCGGGGTGCGCGTGACCGGCGAAGTTACGCCGCACCACTTGACCATGACTGATCGCTGGGTGCTGGGCAGTATGGAGCCGTGGGATGGCAAAGGCCCATACGATCCTTCACAATTAGCGCCTTACGACACCCGTACTCGCGTTAGCCCACCCTTGCGCACCAGCGAAGATGTGGCAGCGCTGATCGCGGGCCTGCGTGATGGCACGATCGACGCAGTAGCTACCGATCATGCCCCGCATACCCATGTCGATAAAGAATGTGAATATGGCTTTGCTGCTCCAGGCTTCACTGGCTTGGAACTAGCCTTGCCCATGGTGTTGACCTTAGTCCAGACGATGCAGATCGATATTGTGGAACTAATTTCGCGGATGACAATTGGTCCAGCGGCAATTATCGATGTGCTGCCAATTTCGTTGGGGCCAAACGACCCCGCCACCTTGACGATTTTTGATCCAGCTGCAATTTGGAAGGTAACTCCAGAAGCCTTGGCCTCGAAAGGCAAAAACAGCCCATTGATGGGCCAAGAGATGCGTGGCCAAGTGATGTTGACCATGATGGAAGGCCAAATCGTCTATCGCCGTGAGCAGTTTGGTGAATCCAGTCGCCGCGAGCATGGCGGAGCCGTTGGCAAATTGAGCGGCGTATTCGATGAAGAAGAGTAG
- a CDS encoding alanyl-tRNA editing protein gives MSTERLYWHDAYLREWSAQIVARDQQRVALDRSAFYPEGGGQPADHGWINGVAVVDVQADDQDLVWHTLAAPIDAESVECRLDWQRRFDHMQQHHGQHLLSAAFDQLFNWRTVGFHLSGEYVTIDLATCEASPEQLAEAETLANQIIWQNLPIVVRFVSAEELASIALRKAPSVTGAIRVVSAGDFDHSACGGTHPNATGAVGQIHIRRSEKRGDSLRIEFVCGGRALQDLRWKNATLGRIAAGFSVAQQQTEQAVQRLRDQEQQVRKQFQQAELQLLEFEAKGLVEQAQPIGQLKVVAHVWQREPQIVRQLANLVAQAGGVALFGVAASKPQLIFAGQGLDCGALLRQVVAAVGGKGGGSAQQAQGGIAEVNDLAAALELALSNLQSY, from the coding sequence ATGAGCACTGAACGACTTTATTGGCACGATGCCTATTTGCGCGAATGGTCAGCCCAGATTGTGGCCCGCGATCAGCAACGGGTTGCACTTGATCGCAGCGCTTTTTATCCCGAAGGTGGTGGCCAGCCCGCCGATCATGGCTGGATCAATGGGGTGGCCGTGGTCGATGTGCAGGCTGATGATCAGGATTTGGTGTGGCATACCCTCGCTGCACCAATTGATGCTGAGAGCGTGGAATGTCGCTTGGATTGGCAACGACGCTTCGATCATATGCAGCAACATCATGGCCAACATTTGCTTTCGGCGGCGTTTGATCAGCTATTCAATTGGCGCACGGTTGGTTTCCATCTCAGCGGCGAATATGTCACAATTGATTTGGCGACCTGTGAAGCTAGCCCTGAGCAACTGGCCGAGGCCGAAACCCTAGCCAACCAAATAATTTGGCAAAATTTGCCGATTGTGGTGCGATTTGTAAGCGCTGAGGAGCTTGCCTCGATTGCTTTGCGCAAAGCTCCCAGCGTGACAGGTGCAATTCGCGTGGTTTCGGCAGGCGATTTTGATCATTCAGCCTGTGGCGGAACTCATCCCAACGCAACTGGTGCAGTTGGTCAGATTCATATTCGGCGCAGCGAAAAGCGTGGCGATAGTTTGCGAATTGAATTTGTATGTGGTGGCCGAGCATTGCAGGATTTGCGCTGGAAGAATGCCACGCTAGGCCGAATTGCCGCAGGGTTTAGTGTGGCTCAGCAGCAAACCGAGCAAGCAGTACAGCGTTTACGCGACCAAGAACAACAAGTACGCAAACAATTTCAGCAGGCCGAGCTGCAATTATTGGAGTTCGAGGCCAAAGGGTTGGTGGAGCAGGCTCAGCCTATTGGTCAATTAAAAGTTGTAGCCCATGTTTGGCAGCGCGAACCGCAGATCGTGCGCCAATTGGCCAATTTGGTAGCTCAGGCAGGCGGGGTAGCCTTGTTTGGCGTGGCGGCCAGCAAACCCCAATTAATCTTTGCCGGCCAAGGCTTGGATTGTGGAGCGCTCTTGCGGCAGGTGGTGGCAGCAGTTGGTGGCAAGGGTGGTGGTAGCGCCCAACAAGCCCAAGGTGGCATTGCTGAGGTCAACGATTTAGCTGCGGCCTTGGAGTTGGCGCTTAGCAATTTGCAATCATACTAG
- a CDS encoding membrane dipeptidase produces MILVDAHLDLAYNAINLGRDLTQTVDHGRQRSTEQTAEWIAEAGTLTTTLPEIGLHTPSIVCGTIFILPAEAQTTLDGVAYATPDEAHDQAWEQLNWYKQQCATGFLHLIDNQPALQAIQARNQSVPGLLLLMEGADGLRTPDELIEWYAAGLRWLGPAWQATRYAGGTGAPGPLTTLGLELLELMQKLGVALDASHLAEESFWQALEHFQGPISASHSNCRSLLAGANHQDRYLSDAMIKAIIERDGVIGIALYNRMLRADWDGSKNHVTLEHVVAQIEHICQLAGNTQHVALGSDLDGGFGVEMIPAEIDRWSDLPKIGKALTERGWPENDIANVLGQNWLRWFQRIV; encoded by the coding sequence ATGATTCTCGTTGATGCACACCTCGATTTGGCCTATAACGCAATTAACTTGGGCCGCGATTTGACCCAAACCGTCGATCATGGCCGCCAACGGTCAACTGAACAAACCGCTGAATGGATTGCTGAGGCTGGCACATTGACCACCACCTTGCCCGAAATTGGCTTACACACACCAAGTATTGTGTGTGGCACAATTTTTATTTTGCCAGCAGAAGCCCAAACTACGCTTGATGGCGTGGCCTATGCTACGCCCGATGAAGCCCACGACCAAGCATGGGAGCAACTGAATTGGTATAAGCAACAATGTGCTACTGGCTTTTTGCACCTTATCGACAATCAACCAGCACTCCAAGCGATTCAAGCTCGTAACCAATCAGTGCCAGGGTTGCTCTTGTTGATGGAAGGAGCCGATGGCCTGCGCACGCCTGATGAGCTAATCGAGTGGTATGCGGCGGGCTTGCGTTGGCTTGGCCCAGCTTGGCAGGCAACTCGCTATGCTGGTGGCACTGGTGCACCTGGCCCATTAACTACATTGGGCTTGGAATTATTGGAATTGATGCAAAAACTAGGCGTGGCACTCGATGCTAGTCATTTGGCCGAAGAGAGTTTTTGGCAAGCGCTTGAACACTTTCAAGGGCCAATTTCGGCCTCACATTCCAATTGTCGCAGCTTATTGGCTGGAGCCAACCACCAAGATCGCTATTTAAGTGATGCGATGATCAAAGCGATTATTGAGCGTGATGGGGTGATTGGGATTGCGCTCTACAACCGCATGCTGCGTGCCGATTGGGATGGCAGCAAAAATCATGTGACGTTGGAGCATGTGGTGGCGCAAATTGAGCATATCTGTCAGCTTGCAGGCAATACCCAGCATGTGGCGCTTGGCTCCGACCTCGATGGTGGCTTTGGGGTTGAGATGATTCCGGCTGAAATTGATCGTTGGAGCGACTTACCCAAAATTGGCAAAGCCTTGACCGAGCGGGGCTGGCCCGAAAACGATATTGCCAATGTGCTCGGCCAAAACTGGTTACGCTGGTTTCAACGAATTGTGTAG
- a CDS encoding ATP-binding cassette domain-containing protein: MSLLRLTNVSKAYRKTPAVSNIDLDLMSGVVGLLGPNGAGKTSLLQMITGFLRPDTGNISIAGHDIATDRGLLAARRQLGYVPQHPQFFVQWTVKSFLLHLAQLRDLGNKAACLARTEECLSLVGLTEKRNAKIRTLSGGMLQRLAIAQAMLNDPTMLILDEPTAGLDPEERLRFRHLITQIAAERLILFSTHIVEDIEQTCNDVIILQQTTRYHGNIQALIAETIAAGAVWDCQHTAPLAIDHRRIISSMPQAEAMLSRIVGPPPAHVQATPATSIGLNEAFAWVLNPELALQERSHGGN, translated from the coding sequence ATGTCACTGCTCAGATTAACCAATGTTTCAAAAGCCTATCGCAAAACGCCAGCCGTCAGCAATATTGATTTGGATTTGATGTCGGGCGTAGTGGGCTTGCTTGGGCCAAATGGCGCAGGCAAAACCAGTTTGCTGCAAATGATCACCGGCTTTCTACGACCCGACACTGGTAACATTAGCATTGCTGGCCATGATATCGCCACTGATCGCGGATTATTAGCGGCCCGACGGCAACTTGGCTATGTGCCACAGCATCCGCAATTTTTTGTTCAATGGACCGTTAAGTCGTTTTTGCTGCATCTCGCCCAATTGCGCGACCTTGGCAACAAAGCTGCATGCCTCGCCCGAACCGAGGAATGTTTGAGTCTGGTTGGTCTAACCGAAAAGCGCAATGCTAAAATTCGCACCCTCTCAGGTGGCATGCTGCAACGCTTGGCAATCGCCCAAGCAATGCTGAATGATCCCACTATGCTGATTCTTGATGAGCCAACGGCGGGCTTAGATCCTGAGGAACGCCTGCGGTTTCGCCATTTGATCACCCAAATTGCAGCTGAACGCTTGATTCTTTTTTCAACCCATATTGTCGAAGATATTGAGCAAACCTGCAATGATGTGATTATCTTGCAACAAACGACACGCTATCATGGCAACATCCAAGCATTAATTGCAGAGACCATCGCTGCCGGAGCAGTGTGGGATTGCCAACATACCGCGCCACTAGCGATCGATCATCGACGAATCATCAGTAGTATGCCGCAGGCCGAGGCTATGTTATCGCGAATTGTTGGCCCACCACCAGCGCATGTACAAGCAACTCCAGCAACTAGCATTGGGCTAAACGAAGCTTTTGCGTGGGTGCTCAACCCCGAACTAGCCTTGCAGGAGCGTAGCCATGGCGGCAATTGA
- a CDS encoding DUF2270 domain-containing protein, which produces MQRPTFIPPSPTEPPTMRGPRVTTAAPMPRAPLPITRPLTPNEFNTALVHLYRGELTRANTWRVRLDGTTNWAVLTTGATLSFAFSSPSNTPVMILLNSLLIMFFLFIEARRYRFYDLWRTRVRVMETEFFADMLAPEPDSDQSGPHWRELLAQDLMEPHFNISLLEAMSRRLRRNYVWIFALLALSWVTKVGIHPTIAQSFGEVYDRAAVGPLPSWFMLLFGAAFNGGLVWLGWLGEQSQESSGEILSRNEARDKMGSGTPNE; this is translated from the coding sequence ATGCAACGCCCAACCTTTATTCCGCCAAGCCCGACTGAGCCACCAACTATGCGTGGCCCACGGGTTACCACAGCCGCACCAATGCCCCGTGCGCCGCTGCCGATTACCCGACCGCTGACTCCTAACGAATTTAACACCGCCTTGGTGCACTTGTATCGTGGCGAATTGACCCGTGCCAACACCTGGCGGGTGCGGCTCGATGGCACAACCAACTGGGCGGTGCTAACGACTGGGGCGACGCTTTCGTTTGCCTTCAGCAGCCCTAGCAACACCCCCGTGATGATTCTGCTCAATTCGTTGTTGATTATGTTTTTCTTGTTTATCGAGGCACGGCGCTATCGTTTTTACGATTTATGGCGGACGCGGGTGAGAGTAATGGAAACCGAATTTTTCGCCGATATGCTTGCACCCGAGCCAGATAGCGATCAGAGCGGGCCACATTGGCGCGAACTGTTGGCGCAAGATTTAATGGAGCCGCACTTTAATATTAGCCTGCTCGAAGCCATGAGTCGGCGTTTGCGGCGCAATTATGTCTGGATTTTTGCGCTGCTGGCTTTGAGTTGGGTCACCAAAGTCGGCATTCATCCCACAATTGCCCAATCGTTTGGTGAGGTGTATGATCGGGCGGCGGTAGGCCCGTTGCCAAGTTGGTTTATGCTCTTGTTTGGAGCTGCCTTCAATGGCGGCTTAGTCTGGCTCGGCTGGCTAGGCGAGCAATCTCAAGAATCAAGTGGCGAAATTCTGAGCCGTAACGAGGCCCGCGATAAAATGGGCAGCGGTACGCCTAACGAATAA